From the Desulfovibrio sp. JY genome, one window contains:
- the carB gene encoding carbamoyl-phosphate synthase large subunit encodes MPKRTDIKKIMIIGSGPIVIGQACEFDYSGSQAAKALKEEGYEVVLVNSNPATIMTDPELADRTYVEPIEPGTVARIIAREKPDAVLPTLGGQTGLNTAVALAESGVLAEHGVELIGASLDVIKKAESRELFREAMENIGLVIPQSGICHTMDDVREWGKKIAFPIIVRPAFTLGGTGGGVAYNMEDLEKIAARGLACSMKSEIMLERSVLGWKEFELEVMRDRADNCVIICSIENIDPMGVHTGDSATVAPIQTLTDDEYQKMRNAAIAIMREIGVETGGSNVQFAVNPADGEMVIIEMNPRVSRSSALASKATGFPIAKIAAKLAVGYTLDEIPNDITRETMASFEPTIDYCVVKIPRFTFEKFPGSEDYLTTAMKSVGEAMSIGRNFKEALQKGLRSLEIGATGLGPDAVSCEPDREQLLADMRKPNSQRLFQLRQAMRCGVSLEEIFDATWIDPWFLRQIKEIVDMESVLETFPREKVAAGDPECRELVLAAKKDGFSDPQIASLLRLASPLDARKLRQDMGVSPTYYLVDTCAAEFEAYTPYYYSTYETGREVAVKPARKVVILGGGPNRIGQGIEFDYCCCHASYALRAMGVESIMVNSNPETVSTDYDTSDRLYFEPLTFEDVLNIIETEKPEGVIVQFGGQTPLNLAVPLLNAGVRILGTSPDSIDRAEDRERFQELLIKLKLRQPANGTAFTVDEATVIADKIGYPVVVRPSYVLGGRAMEIVYDRGDLENYFKVAVVASGKHPILIDKFLVNAIEVDVDAVSDGTDTYVAGVMEHIEEAGIHSGDSACVLPPHSLSPELVAEIERQTVALAQELGVIGLMNIQFAVKDGDIYILEVNPRASRTSPFVSKATGVPLPKLATQVIMGQKLKDLAPWTMRKTGYYAVKESVFPFNRFPGVDVLLGPEMRSTGEVMGVDASVGLAFMKSQLGAGQNLPLSGTVFISVADGAKDDVLPAARILSQVGFRIMATKGTAAYLEGKGIAVTPVMKVFEGRPHVVDHMKNREIDLVINLISDKRTVRDSMVIRQTALLYGIPYTTTAAGAKAMAQAIREMGGGQGLTVKSLQEYYAGN; translated from the coding sequence ATGCCCAAACGGACGGATATCAAGAAGATCATGATCATCGGCTCCGGGCCCATCGTCATCGGACAGGCCTGCGAGTTCGACTATTCCGGTTCCCAGGCGGCCAAGGCCCTCAAAGAAGAGGGGTACGAGGTGGTCCTGGTCAATTCCAACCCGGCCACCATCATGACCGACCCGGAGCTGGCCGACCGCACCTATGTCGAGCCCATCGAGCCCGGCACGGTGGCCCGCATCATCGCCCGGGAAAAACCCGACGCCGTGCTGCCGACGCTTGGCGGTCAGACCGGGCTCAATACGGCCGTGGCTTTGGCCGAGTCCGGCGTTTTGGCCGAGCACGGGGTGGAGCTGATCGGCGCGTCCCTGGACGTGATCAAAAAAGCCGAATCCCGGGAGCTTTTTCGCGAGGCCATGGAAAATATCGGCCTCGTCATCCCCCAGAGCGGCATCTGCCATACCATGGACGACGTGCGCGAGTGGGGCAAGAAGATCGCCTTCCCCATCATCGTGCGCCCGGCGTTCACGCTCGGCGGCACGGGCGGAGGCGTGGCCTACAACATGGAAGATCTGGAGAAGATCGCCGCGCGGGGACTGGCCTGCAGCATGAAGAGCGAAATCATGCTGGAGCGCTCGGTGCTCGGCTGGAAGGAATTCGAGCTCGAGGTCATGCGCGACCGGGCCGACAACTGCGTGATCATCTGTTCCATTGAGAACATTGATCCCATGGGCGTGCATACCGGCGACTCGGCCACCGTCGCTCCGATCCAGACGCTCACCGACGACGAATACCAGAAGATGCGCAACGCCGCCATCGCCATCATGCGCGAGATCGGCGTGGAAACCGGCGGGTCCAACGTCCAGTTCGCCGTCAACCCGGCGGACGGCGAGATGGTCATCATCGAGATGAACCCGCGCGTGTCGCGCTCCTCGGCCCTGGCGAGCAAGGCCACGGGCTTCCCCATCGCCAAGATCGCGGCCAAGCTGGCTGTCGGCTATACCCTCGACGAGATTCCCAACGACATCACCCGCGAGACCATGGCCTCCTTCGAGCCGACCATCGACTACTGCGTGGTGAAGATCCCGCGCTTCACCTTCGAGAAGTTCCCCGGCTCCGAGGATTACCTGACCACGGCCATGAAAAGCGTGGGCGAGGCCATGAGCATCGGCCGCAACTTCAAGGAAGCCCTGCAAAAGGGCCTGCGCTCCCTCGAGATCGGGGCCACGGGCCTTGGTCCGGACGCGGTGTCCTGCGAGCCCGACCGCGAGCAGCTGCTGGCCGACATGCGCAAGCCCAATTCCCAGCGCCTCTTCCAGCTGCGCCAGGCCATGCGCTGCGGCGTGAGCCTGGAGGAGATTTTCGACGCCACCTGGATCGATCCGTGGTTTCTGCGCCAGATCAAGGAAATCGTGGACATGGAGTCCGTGCTGGAGACCTTCCCCAGGGAAAAGGTCGCCGCCGGCGATCCGGAGTGCCGGGAACTGGTGCTGGCCGCCAAGAAAGACGGCTTCTCCGATCCGCAGATCGCAAGCCTGCTGCGGCTGGCCTCGCCGCTTGACGCGCGAAAGCTCCGCCAGGACATGGGCGTTTCCCCGACCTATTATCTGGTCGACACCTGCGCCGCCGAATTCGAGGCCTACACGCCGTATTATTACTCCACCTACGAGACCGGCCGCGAAGTGGCGGTCAAGCCCGCCCGCAAGGTGGTCATCCTCGGCGGCGGCCCTAACCGCATCGGCCAGGGCATCGAATTCGACTACTGCTGCTGCCACGCCTCCTACGCGCTTCGGGCCATGGGCGTGGAGTCGATCATGGTCAACTCCAACCCCGAAACCGTGTCCACGGACTACGACACCTCCGACCGCCTCTATTTCGAACCGCTCACCTTCGAGGATGTCCTCAACATCATCGAAACCGAAAAGCCCGAGGGCGTCATCGTCCAGTTCGGCGGCCAGACCCCGCTCAACCTGGCCGTGCCGCTTTTAAATGCCGGGGTGCGCATCCTCGGCACCTCGCCGGACAGCATCGACCGGGCCGAGGACCGCGAGCGCTTTCAGGAGCTTTTGATAAAGCTCAAGCTGCGCCAGCCGGCCAACGGCACGGCGTTCACCGTGGACGAGGCGACCGTCATCGCGGACAAGATCGGCTATCCCGTGGTGGTGCGCCCCTCCTACGTCCTCGGCGGCCGGGCCATGGAGATCGTCTACGACCGGGGCGACCTGGAGAACTACTTCAAGGTGGCGGTGGTCGCTTCGGGCAAGCACCCCATCCTCATCGACAAGTTCCTGGTCAACGCCATCGAGGTGGACGTGGACGCCGTTTCCGACGGTACGGACACCTACGTGGCCGGCGTCATGGAGCACATCGAGGAGGCCGGCATCCACTCGGGCGACTCCGCCTGCGTGCTGCCGCCCCACAGCCTGTCGCCGGAGCTGGTTGCCGAAATTGAGCGCCAGACCGTGGCCCTGGCCCAGGAGTTGGGCGTCATCGGACTCATGAACATCCAGTTCGCGGTCAAGGACGGCGATATCTATATCCTTGAGGTCAACCCCCGGGCCTCGCGCACCTCGCCCTTCGTGTCCAAGGCCACGGGCGTGCCCCTGCCGAAACTCGCGACGCAAGTCATCATGGGCCAGAAGCTCAAGGATCTGGCTCCCTGGACCATGCGCAAGACCGGCTACTACGCGGTCAAGGAATCGGTCTTCCCGTTCAACCGCTTTCCGGGCGTGGACGTGCTTCTCGGACCGGAAATGCGCTCCACGGGCGAGGTCATGGGCGTCGACGCCTCGGTGGGGCTGGCCTTCATGAAAAGCCAACTCGGCGCGGGACAGAACCTTCCCCTGTCGGGAACGGTGTTTATTTCCGTGGCCGATGGGGCCAAGGACGACGTGCTGCCCGCGGCGCGTATCCTCAGCCAGGTGGGATTTAGGATCATGGCCACCAAGGGCACGGCCGCCTATCTCGAAGGCAAGGGCATCGCCGTGACCCCGGTCATGAAGGTGTTCGAGGGCCGGCCCCATGTGGTCGACCACATGAAGAACCGGGAAATCGACCTGGTCATCAACCTTATTTCGGACAAGCGCACGGTGCGCGACTCTATGGTCATTCGACAGACGGCGCTTCTCTACGGCATCCCCTATACGACCACGGCGGCCGGGGCCAAGGCCATGGCCCAGGCCATCCGGGAGATGGGGGGCGGGCAGGGGCTTACCGTCAAAAGCTTGCAGGAATATTACGCGGGCAATTAG